Below is a window of Paraburkholderia kururiensis DNA.
GGCTCTCCACCACGCCGGGCACCCACGTCAGCTTGCCGTCGATCAGCTTCGGCTCCTGCGTGTAGTGAGCAAGTCCCTCTCCCGCCACGGTCTTCACGTCCTCGTGCAGCAAGCCGCCTTCGAGCAGATTGCGCACGAGGAAGGCGATGCCGCCCGCCGCGTGGAAATGATTTACGTCGGCCTTGCCGTTCGGGTAGACCTTCGCGAGCAGCGGCACGGCCTGCGAGAGTTCGTCGAAATCGTTCCAGTCGATCACGATGCCCGCCGCGCGCGCAATCGCGACGAGGTGCAGCGTGTGATTCGTGGAGCCGCCCGTGGCGAGCAGCGCCACGATGCCGTTGACGATGGCTTTCTCGTCGATCACATGGCCGATCGGTGTGTACTGACCGCGCTCCACGGTGAGGTCCAGCACACGGCGCGCGGCGGCCGCCGTCAGTTCGTCGCGCAGCGGCGTGTGCGGGTGAATGAAGGCGGAGCCCGGCAGATGCATGCCCATCACTTCCATGAGCATCTGGTTGCTGTTCGCGGTGCCGTAGAACGTGCAGGTGCCGTGTCCGTGATAAGCCGCGGCCTCAGATTCGAGCAGTGCGTCGCGGCCCACCTGGCCCGTGGCATAAAGCTGGCGGATCTTCGCTTTTTCGTCGTTGGAGAGGCCGCTCGTCATCGGCCCGGCGGGCACGAAGATAGTGGGCAGATGCCCGAACTGGAGCGCGCCGATCATGAGGCCCGGCACGATCTTGTCGCAGATGCCGAGGCACAGCGCCGCGTCGAACATGTTGTGCGTGAGCGCGACCGCGGTGCTCATGGCGATCACCTCACGCGAGAAGAGCGACAGCTCCATGCCCGCGTTGCCTTGCGTGACGCCGTCGCACATCGCCGGCACGCCCCCCGCGAACTGCGCGACGCCGCCGTTCTCGCGCGCGGCCTGCTTGATGAGCTCGGGGTAGTCGCGATACGGCGCATGCGCCGAGAGCATCTCGTTGTAGGCCGAGACGATGCCGATGTTGGGCGCGCGCAGCGCCTTGATCTCGAACTTGTCGTTGCCTTCCATGCCGGCGAAGCCGTGAGCCAGGTTCGCGCACGAGAGCGCGCCGCGCGCGGGAAAGCGTCCTTGCGCCGCCTCGATCCGTGCGAGATACGACTCGCGCGTGGGCTTGCTGCGCTCGATCACGCGGCGCGTGACCTTCATCAACTGGGCATGCGGGGAAGCCATCGAATCTCCTTCGTCTCTGACATGGACGTGGCGCTGACGCTGCGCGGCCACCGGCGCGGTGTGCCGCGCCCGAAGATGTTAGTAGAAAAACTACAAGCCAGCAATCGGCTTTTTCGGGCGCTCCTTCATTTTCGCCCTCGCCGCAGCGCCAATATTCAAGTACCTTCACGGCAAACCGCCCACAACCTGGGGAATACACCCACGCCGATCATGTAGTTTTTGTACAATCATTCAATCCGCTATAGTCCCCGGATCTTTCAGCATAGTGCGAGTTTTTCGATGATGCTTTCCCAGGTGGAAGCCATGCGCGAGCAGTTGCGTCCGTCCGAGCGCAAGCTGGCCGACTACGTGCTGGAATCGCCGCGCGAAGTGCTCGACCTGTCGATGACCGAGGTCGCGGACCGCGCCGGCGTGAGCCAGCCCACCATCGCGCGCTTTTGCCGGGCGCTCGGCTTTTCGGGGTTTCGGGAGTTCAAGATCCGGCTCGCGCAGGGCGTCGCAGCCGGCGTGCCCGCCGTGTATCGCGACGTGCGGCCCGACGAGCCGGTGCCGGGCGTCGCGGCCAAGGTGCTCGACCGCACCATCGGGGCGCTGATCCAGGTGCGCAACACGCTCTCGTCGGATGCGGTGGCTGCGGCCATCGCGCTGCTCGCCGCGGCGCGGCGCATCGAGTTCTACGGCGCGGGCGGCTCGGGCATCGCGGCGCAGGACATGCAGCACAAGTTCTTCCGGCTCGGCATGCCGAGCGTCGCGTATTCGGACCCGCACACCTTCCTGATGTCCGCCGCGCTGCTGGGCGACGGCGACGTGGTGGTCGCGATTTCAAACACGGGGCGCACGCGCGACATCGTGGACGCCGCCAAGGCCGCGCTCGCGGGCGGCGCGAAGGTCATCGCGATCACGCACGGCAATTCGCCGCTCGCGCGCATCGCAACGGTGGGCCTGCACGCCAACGTGGATGAAGACACCGACATCTTTTCGCCGATGACGTCGCGCACCTCGCATCTCGCGATCGGCGACATTCTGGCCGTGGGCGTGGCGCTGCAGCGCGGACCGGCGCTCGCGGAAAAGCTGAAGAAGGCGAAGGATCTGATCGTGGGCCGACGCATCGACCCACTGGAGCCGTAAGCCGGGTGCCCCCGGCGCGGGCCTCGCGACTAGAACGGCTTGATGACGACGAGCGCGACGGCGGCAAGCATGCCGAGCACCGGCAGTTCGTTGAACATGCGATACCACTTGTGCGAGCGGCGGTTCTCGCCGCGCTCGAAGGTAGCGAGCAGTCGACCGCACCAGACGTGATACGCGACGAGCAGCGCCACCACGCCCACCTTCGCGTGAATCCAGCCCTGCCCGCGGCCAATGCCCACCACAAGCCACAGCCACAGTCCGCACAGCAGCGCCGGCACGGCGATCATCGTCATGAAGCGATACAGCTTGCGCGCCATGATGAGCAGACGCTTCACGGCAGCGGGCTCGGTCTCCATCGCCAGATTGACGAAGATGCGCGGCAAATAGAACAGGCCGGCAAACCAGGAAGCAATCAGAACGATGTGAAACGTCTTCACCCAGAGCATTGATGGTCCTTTGAATTCTTTAAAGGCGTGTCATGGCGATGCGTGCGGCTCGCAGGAAGCGCCGCTTACTGCCGCCCTTCCCCGTGCCCGAACACCACGTACTTCAGCGACGTGAGCCCTTCAAGCCCAACCGGGCCGCGCGCGTGCAGCTTGTCGTTCGAGATGCCGATCTCGGCGCCGAGGCCAAATTCGAAGCCGTCGGCAAAGCGCGTCGAGGCGTTGAGCATCACGCTCGCCGAATCGACCTCACGCAAAAAGCGCATGGCGCGGTCGTGGTCTTCGGTGACGATGGCGTCCGTGTGCGCGGAGCCGTAGGTGTTGATGTGCTCGATGGCGGCGTCGAGGCCGTCCACGACCTTGATCGCGAGCACGGGCGCGAGGTACTCGGTGCTCCAGTCGGCCTCGGTGGCGTCGACGAGCGGACCCACGCCCGCCGCGGCGAGCACCGCCCGCGCCGCCGGATCGACGCGCAGTTCGACCTGCTTGTCGCGATAGAGCTTGCCGAGCGGCGGCAGAATCTCGGCCGCGATGCCGCGCGCCACGAGCAGCGTCTCCATCGTGTTGCACGTGCCGTAGCGATGCGTCTTCGCGTTGTCGCAGACGGTGAGTGCCTTCTCGATGTCGGCGCGGTCGTCGACGTAGACGTGGCAGATGCCGTCCAGGTGCTTGATCATCGGCACACGCGCCTCGGCCATCAGGCGCTCGATCAGGCTCTTGCCGCCGCGCGGCACGATCACGTCCACGTAGTCGGTCATCGTGATGAGCTTGCCCACCGCGGCGCGGTCGGCCGTCTCGACGACCTGCACGGCGTCTTGCGGCAGACCCGCTGCACGCAGACCTTCGGCGATCAGCTTTGCAAGCGCCGTATTGCACTCGAGCGCTTCGGAGCCGCCGCGCAGAATCGTCGCGTTGCCCGACTTCAGGCACAGTGCGGCGGCGTCGATGGTCACGTTCGGCCGCGACTCGTAGACGATGCCGATCACGCCCAGCGGCACGCGCATCTGCCCCACCTGAATGCCGCTCGGACGGTACTTGAGATTCGAGATTTCACCGATCGGGTCCGCCAGCGCTGCGACCTGACGCAACCCTTCCACCATGGTGGCGAGCGCCTTGTCGGACAGCGTGAGCCGGTCGATGAATGCGGCGTCGTGCCCTTTCTCGCGCGCCTTCGCGAGGTCGCGCGCGTTGGCGGCCTTGAGCGCGGCGGCGTCGCGCTCGATGGCGCGGGCCACCGCTTCGAGCGCGGCGTTCTTCGCGGCCGTCGACGCGCGTGCCATTGCGCGCGAAGCCTGGCGGGCGCGGCGGCCGAGGTCGGTCATGTACTGGTCGATGTCCATGGTGATCTGTCGTGATGCTGCGCGTTCGCGAAGTCCGTTCCGGCGGTGCGTTGCGCGTGGTGTCGTATCTGCTTGCAGGAAGTCTCAGGATTGTAAGTCCTGCCGACCCCGTTTGCTCGCGGCCAAGGTTTGTGGTGACGCCTGAAAGAAGCGCTGCGGCGAGGGCTCGCGCTCACGTTGTGTCGCGCGCCGCGTCGTCCATCTTCCTTCGTGCGCGGCGTGGGCGTTCAGACTGGCCGGCCGCGGACTGGCCTCGATGGCGCTGCTGGCCCCGCCGATCCGGCTGACCCAACCGGTCGCCCGCCGGACGCACGCGGTGGTGGTGCAGCCGGCCGGCCCGCGCCCGCCGTCTGCGCGGGCGACGGCGCCGCCACCGCCATGGCAAGTTCGAAGAGCCCGTCCCATGCATCGGGCGGCAGCAGGTCGCGCCGCTCGCCTCGCGCGTTCGCGGCAAGTCCCTTCACCTGCCTATCGAGCCGCGCCGCAATCGCAAGCGCACGCTCCAGCGTGGGCTCCGTGATGCGCGACAGCGCCGGCCCGACGAGCCGCTCGCGCGGCCCCCACACGCGGTTCTCACGCAGCAGCATGGCGAGCGGCTTGCCGGCCGCCACGCCGCGCTTGATGCGCAACAGCGTGCGCAATTCCTCGACCACGGCCCACAGCACGAGCACCGCCGCCTCGCCTTCGCCGCGCAGGCCGTCGAGCATGCGCGCCAGTCTGCCGACGTCGCCCGCCAGCATTGCCTCGTTCAGTTTGAAGACGTCGTAGCGCGCCACGTTCAGCACGGCATCGTGGATCTGCTCGAAGGAGAGCGCGCCAGCGGGATACAGCAGCCCGAGCTTCTGGATTTCCTGGTGCGCGGCAAGCAGGTTGCCTTCCACCCGCTCAGCGATGAATTGCAGCGCGCGGCGGCCCTCTTCGCCGGGCGCCACGCGCTGGCCCTGCTGCGCGAGCCGCTGGCCCACCCAGTTCGGCAACTGCGCGCGCTCGACGGGATCGATCTTCAGCGCGACGCCCGCCTCCGCCAGCGCCGTGAACCACGCCGACTTCTGCGTGGCCGCGTCGAGCCGCGGCAGCGTGACGAGCGTCAGCACGTCGGGGCTCGCGCCCGCGGCCAGCGTCTTCAGCGCCTCGCCGCCTTCCTTGCCCGGCTTGCCGGACGGAATGCGCAGTTCCACGAGTTGGCGGTCGCCGAACAGCGACATCGACTGGCTCGCGCCCAGCAGCGTGCTCCAGTCGAAGCCGCGCTCGACGGTGAAGACATTGCGGTCCGTGAAGCCGGCCGCGCGTGCCGCCGCGCGGATGCGGTCGCACGCTTCCTGCACGAGCAGGTGCTCGTCGCCATAGACCACGTAGAGGCCGGCGAGGCCTTTACCGAGGTGTGCTTCGAGTGCGTCGAGTCGCAGTTGCATGGCGCTGGAGCGTTGAAAGTGATGCGCGGAATCGGCTGAAAAACGGCTTAAACAGCAGGCTGAAAAGCGGCTTGAGATTCAGCGAGAGAAATGGGGCTACGAAGACGAGGCTACGAAAAGCGAGGCCGGTGTCGACGCGTGCGTGGCGCGGAAGGCTGCGCGCACGCGCCGGTGCATTACAGCGGCGGCGGCGGCAGCGGCGCGCGCGGCGCGACGCTCGGCACTTCCTGGCCCGGCGCCGGGTGCAGCGTGTGCACGACGCCGAGCCGGCGCGTGAGCTGATCCACGGCGTCGTTCTGCATGTCGGCGTACAGGATGTCCGCTTCCTGGCCCTTCGCGAGCGAGTACTGCGTGCTGTAGGTCATGGCGCGATTCAGCGCGATGACGCTCGGGTTGATCAGCATCGTGCCGTCTGCGCCGACGAGCGTGTAGTTCAACGAGTAGTTGAGCTGATACTCCTCGACCACGCCGAGCGTGCTCAGCGTCAGCGTGCTCATGCCGCGCGCCTCCGATACGCGCAACACGGCATCGGCGTTCGCTGGCGAATTGACGACCACGGTGTCGCTGCCGCCTTCCACCATGCGCGTGAGACGTGCCGCCACGGGCGCCGGTGCGCCGACGATCGCGAGGCGCTTGAACGCGTAGTTCTGCTGGCCGCGCAGCTGGAAACCGCAGGCGGACAACATCAGCGCGCCACATGCCAGCGTCAGAAACGATCTACGAATCACTTGGGCTCCCGAGGTTCACGACGGTTGGACCGCACTGTCCGGACACACCGTCTGGACCGAAAGCGATCGCTCGCGTCTTCCGTCCTTCAGGACAGAGCAGAACAGAAGACGCCGCATGTTTACACCACGATGTTCACGAGGCGGCCGGGCACGATCACGACCTTCTTCGCGGGCTTGCCCTCGCCGAACTTCGCGAACATTTCGTGCGCCAGCGCTGCCTGCTCGATAGCCTCGCGCGCGGCATCCTTCCCCACGGTCAGCGCGCCGCGCACCTTGCCGTTCACCTGCAGCACGAGTTCGATTTCGGCCTGCTCCAGCGCCTTTTCGTCGACCTTCGGCCACGGCGCATCCAGCAGCGTGCCGAACTCGTCGGCATAGCCGAGCTCCTGCCACAGACGGTACGTGACGTGCGGCACGACGGGGTACAGCACGCGCAGCAGAATGCCGAAGGTTTCGCGCAGCACGGCAGGCTGCGCGCCCTTCGCGCCTTCCAGCGCGTTGAGCATCTTCATGGCCGCCGACACGACCGTGTTGTACTGCAGACGCTGATAGTCGAAGTCGGCCTGCTTGAGCACGCCGTGAATCTCGCGGCGCAGCACCTTGTCGGTTTCGGCGAGTTGCGCGGCATCGAGCGCGGTCTGCGCACGCAGCACGTCCGCGTTCGCATAGCCGAAGCCCCACACGCGGCGCAGGAAGCGGCTGGCGCCTTCCACGCCCGCGCCCGACCATTCGAGCTGCTGCTCGGGCGGCGCGGCGAACATCGTGAAGAGACGCGCGGTATCGGCGCCGTACTGATCGATCAGAACCTGCGGGTCGACGCCGTTGTTCTTCGACTTCGACATCTTTTCCACGCCGCCCAGCACCACGGGCTTGCCGTCCGCATTCAGCGTGGCGCCCACGGGGCGGCCCTTGTCGTCGTGCGTGACCGCCACCTCGGCCGGGTTGTACCAGGTCTTCTTGCCCGCGTCGTTCTCGCGGTAATACGTTTCGTTGAGCACCATGCCCTGCGTGAGCAGGTTCTTCGCAGGCTCGCCGAACTTCACGAGGCCCATGTCGCGCATCACCTTCGCCCAGAAGCGCGAGTACAGCAGGTGCAGGATGGCGTGCTCGATGCCGCCGATGTACTGATCCATCGGCATCCAGTAGTCGGTGCGCTCATCGACCATCGTGGTCGCATCCGACGCCGGATAGCGCGAGAAGTACCACGACGAATCGACGAAGGTGTCCATCGTGTCGGTTTCGCGCTTCGCGGCTGCGCCGCACTTCGGACACGTGCAGTTCAGGAACGCC
It encodes the following:
- the holA gene encoding DNA polymerase III subunit delta yields the protein MQLRLDALEAHLGKGLAGLYVVYGDEHLLVQEACDRIRAAARAAGFTDRNVFTVERGFDWSTLLGASQSMSLFGDRQLVELRIPSGKPGKEGGEALKTLAAGASPDVLTLVTLPRLDAATQKSAWFTALAEAGVALKIDPVERAQLPNWVGQRLAQQGQRVAPGEEGRRALQFIAERVEGNLLAAHQEIQKLGLLYPAGALSFEQIHDAVLNVARYDVFKLNEAMLAGDVGRLARMLDGLRGEGEAAVLVLWAVVEELRTLLRIKRGVAAGKPLAMLLRENRVWGPRERLVGPALSRITEPTLERALAIAARLDRQVKGLAANARGERRDLLPPDAWDGLFELAMAVAAPSPAQTAGAGRPAAPPPRASGGRPVGSAGSAGPAAPSRPVRGRPV
- a CDS encoding glutamate-5-semialdehyde dehydrogenase; amino-acid sequence: MDIDQYMTDLGRRARQASRAMARASTAAKNAALEAVARAIERDAAALKAANARDLAKAREKGHDAAFIDRLTLSDKALATMVEGLRQVAALADPIGEISNLKYRPSGIQVGQMRVPLGVIGIVYESRPNVTIDAAALCLKSGNATILRGGSEALECNTALAKLIAEGLRAAGLPQDAVQVVETADRAAVGKLITMTDYVDVIVPRGGKSLIERLMAEARVPMIKHLDGICHVYVDDRADIEKALTVCDNAKTHRYGTCNTMETLLVARGIAAEILPPLGKLYRDKQVELRVDPAARAVLAAAGVGPLVDATEADWSTEYLAPVLAIKVVDGLDAAIEHINTYGSAHTDAIVTEDHDRAMRFLREVDSASVMLNASTRFADGFEFGLGAEIGISNDKLHARGPVGLEGLTSLKYVVFGHGEGRQ
- the edd gene encoding phosphogluconate dehydratase; the protein is MASPHAQLMKVTRRVIERSKPTRESYLARIEAAQGRFPARGALSCANLAHGFAGMEGNDKFEIKALRAPNIGIVSAYNEMLSAHAPYRDYPELIKQAARENGGVAQFAGGVPAMCDGVTQGNAGMELSLFSREVIAMSTAVALTHNMFDAALCLGICDKIVPGLMIGALQFGHLPTIFVPAGPMTSGLSNDEKAKIRQLYATGQVGRDALLESEAAAYHGHGTCTFYGTANSNQMLMEVMGMHLPGSAFIHPHTPLRDELTAAAARRVLDLTVERGQYTPIGHVIDEKAIVNGIVALLATGGSTNHTLHLVAIARAAGIVIDWNDFDELSQAVPLLAKVYPNGKADVNHFHAAGGIAFLVRNLLEGGLLHEDVKTVAGEGLAHYTQEPKLIDGKLTWVPGVVESQDTAVLRGIQQPFQPDGGLRLMQGKLGRGVIKISAVAAQHRVVKAPAIVFDSQEAVQEAFDRGELKRDFVAVVRFQGARANGMPELHRLTPLLGVLQDQGFHVALVTDGRMSGASGKVPAVIHVSPEALLQGPLGKVRDGDMIVIDAEAGVLDVEVDDAEWATRSVAAPRHQAENEVGFGRELFGVFRAAAAPAELGASVFGPLVGETTTGEGSGEQAGAAASRAHHELHKQGA
- the lptE gene encoding LPS assembly lipoprotein LptE; translation: MIRRSFLTLACGALMLSACGFQLRGQQNYAFKRLAIVGAPAPVAARLTRMVEGGSDTVVVNSPANADAVLRVSEARGMSTLTLSTLGVVEEYQLNYSLNYTLVGADGTMLINPSVIALNRAMTYSTQYSLAKGQEADILYADMQNDAVDQLTRRLGVVHTLHPAPGQEVPSVAPRAPLPPPPL
- a CDS encoding CopD family protein, producing MLWVKTFHIVLIASWFAGLFYLPRIFVNLAMETEPAAVKRLLIMARKLYRFMTMIAVPALLCGLWLWLVVGIGRGQGWIHAKVGVVALLVAYHVWCGRLLATFERGENRRSHKWYRMFNELPVLGMLAAVALVVIKPF
- a CDS encoding MurR/RpiR family transcriptional regulator gives rise to the protein MMLSQVEAMREQLRPSERKLADYVLESPREVLDLSMTEVADRAGVSQPTIARFCRALGFSGFREFKIRLAQGVAAGVPAVYRDVRPDEPVPGVAAKVLDRTIGALIQVRNTLSSDAVAAAIALLAAARRIEFYGAGGSGIAAQDMQHKFFRLGMPSVAYSDPHTFLMSAALLGDGDVVVAISNTGRTRDIVDAAKAALAGGAKVIAITHGNSPLARIATVGLHANVDEDTDIFSPMTSRTSHLAIGDILAVGVALQRGPALAEKLKKAKDLIVGRRIDPLEP